A part of Misgurnus anguillicaudatus chromosome 6, ASM2758022v2, whole genome shotgun sequence genomic DNA contains:
- the LOC129434484 gene encoding GTPase IMAP family member 9-like encodes MGNRRSGKSSSGNIILNREEFDLKTSAQCVKRQREVADRHITVIEAPGWRINKPVEKNTELLKEEILLSVSLCPPGPHIVLLVICVDRTFKDVERKALQSYVDLLGKRVWSHTIVLFTHGDFLGDTSIEKHIESEGEDLQWLVKKCGNRYHLLNNNNRSDETQIKDLLEKIEETVTENNGCCFESDRKRAEGERARSQIMAEDEMSDTVSEMSSAYGSLRSLSVRGDEMSDTVSVMTSGFGSSISLAASTCSEDRFISFTDGSSHSTSEPEEHLGTKRTKNPARILTLSGKQNK; translated from the exons ATGGGGAACAGAAGATCTGGTAAGAGTTCATCAGGAAACATCATCCTGAACAGAGAGGAGTTTGACTTGAAGACATCTGCTCAGTGTgtgaagagacagagagaagtaGCAGACAGACACATCACTGTGATTGAAGCTCCTGGATGGAGGATAAATAAACCTGTAGAGAAGAACACTGAGTTACTGAAAGAAGAGATTTTACTCAGTGTGTCTCTGTGTCCTCCAGGACCTCACATTGTTCTTCTGGTTATATGTGTGGACAGAACATTTAAAGATGTTGAGAGAAAAGCATTGCAGAGTTATGTTGATCTTCTGGGTAAGAGAGTCTGGAGTCACACTATAGTGCTCTTCACTCATGGAGACTTTCTAGGAGACACATCTATAGAGAAACACATTGAGAGTGAAGGTGAGGATCTCCAGTGgctggtgaagaaatgtgggaACAGATATCATCTTctaaacaataacaacagaagTGATGAGACTCAGATCAAAGATCTGCTGGAGAAGATAGAGGAGACAGTGACAGAAAACAACGGCTGCTGTTTTGAATCGGACAGAAAGAGAGCAGAAGGAGAGAGAGCAAGATCACAAATTA TGGCTGAAGATGAGATGTCTGATACAGTCTCTGAGATGAGTTCTGCTTACGGTTCTCTCAGATCTCTATCAG TGAGAGGAGATGAGATGTCTGATACAGTCTCTGTGATGACTTCTGGTTTTGGTTCATCCATATCACTTGCTGCATCAACATGCTCTGAAGACAGATTTATCAGCTTTACTGATGGATCTTCACACTCCACTTCTGAGCCTGAGGAACATTTAGGAACCAAAAGAACAAAGAACCCAGCCAGGATCTTAACTTTAAGCGGCAAACAGAATAAATGA